Genomic segment of Saccharomycodes ludwigii strain NBRC 1722 chromosome VI, whole genome shotgun sequence:
gaaatattGAGGGCTGAaatggaaattaaaaagggTGAGAATATGTTAAAACATAAACAAGAAATTCAGAGTAGACCAAAAAGAACTTGGTTTCAAAgcgaaaaggaaaagaaaaactcaAAAATGTTACAAGTGCTTTCTGAAACGAAAAAACCAACCAATGCTAGAAAGAGAAAGCAACAAGAAGCTAGAGAAGATGTTGAGCGATCGTACAAGAAAACTCAAAAAGATCGTAAAGAAGATCAAGATCGTTACATAAAGagacaaaagaaaaatgatggtaaaaagaaaaaaaaaaatagtaggAGATAGacaattcctttttttttcttctttatatgtatatatatatatatatatatatatatatttactaGGAGCATGTACAATATTGAATTGCTTTATGAAATTTCTATCTTAGTTTAAATAATGGGCCTCGAGGAATGTAATTAATCGTTGTTTAGTTCTGTAATATGCAAATTCTTAGAAGTTGcagtaaaagaaaaaaacaaaaaaaaaaaaaaaaaaaaaaaaaaataagaaaaaggaacaaatatttttttgtttttttttttttttttttggaaaaaatatctATCACAAATAAAGtttgaattttaaaaactatggtggatattataaaaaaatatacacacATACATACATGCACACATAAAAACACTCATGTCAAAGAATGTTACTTCTCAAGATCTCGAATCTGTTATATCTCGTTACCTAGAAAACCCTAAATCATTTAACCTTCAAACAGGTTCTTCAATACTATCTTTCCATACATGGTCATTTACCCAAGGTTTCATAATAGGTCAACTTTCCGTAATAGtggttttaattttttttttaaggtttttcattttcagtGATGCAAGATCACCTAACCCAACTCATTCGTTGtctattttttccaaaatttcTCAAAACTCAAGTATCATAAAACTAGGTGGAAAAGAACGTGTAAATGATGTAACTGATGAACAAGATACCGATAGCTCCAAACAGTTAAATTCTATACTAGAAAAAACTTACTATGATGTTGACACTCATCAACCGGAATCTTTAGATTGGTTTAATGTGTTAATTGCACAAACCCTTCATCAATTTAGAGAAGAGGCTTTATCTAAGGATAACATAGTACATTCAttaaattcttttattcAAAGGAAGTATGAAGAATTGCCTGATTTCATTGATTCTATTAAAGTGACTGAGTTAGATATTGGAGACGACTTCCctatattttctaattgTAGGATTCAATATTCACCTAGttctaacaaaaaaagattggAAGCTAAAATAGATATAGACCTAAGTGATCGTTTGGCCATT
This window contains:
- the MMM1 gene encoding ERMES complex subunit MMM1 (similar to Saccharomyces cerevisiae YLL006W | MMM1 | Maintenance of Mitochondrial Morphology) — encoded protein: MSKNVTSQDLESVISRYLENPKSFNLQTGSSILSFHTWSFTQGFIIGQLSVIVVLIFFLRFFIFSDARSPNPTHSLSIFSKISQNSSIIKLGGKERVNDVTDEQDTDSSKQLNSILEKTYYDVDTHQPESLDWFNVLIAQTLHQFREEALSKDNIVHSLNSFIQRKYEELPDFIDSIKVTELDIGDDFPIFSNCRIQYSPSSNKKRLEAKIDIDLSDRLAIGVETKLLMNFPQPFTAALPIELTVSIVRFQACLTVSLTNGEEFVPADVEDDLEDKNAASDKSHKKDANASDDHDSVKDDITANHNDDGDNADANDNDNADENNTNNSYYLMFSFSPEYKMEFDIQSLIGARSKLENIPKIASVIEYQIKKWFVERCVEPRFQFIKLPSLWPRSKNTRQEVPDFSDTDVSSLTSK